Within the Vanessa cardui chromosome 6, ilVanCard2.1, whole genome shotgun sequence genome, the region ACTGGCCCATTGATCGTACTTGTCCACGcttcatacttatgcattttttcttGACCTTTCAGATACTTTTttggaaaaatttaaaacggactATCAATATTCCAAAAAAAGCTTTATTGACCTATGTTTTGTGCCAATATGTTCATCTAtttcaacaaagttttcaaataaatggtttttgactGAACTACTCAGATACTTTTTTGGATAAATTTAAAACGGACTATCTCTATTCCAAAAAAAGCTTTATTGACTTATGTTTTGTGCCAATATGTTCATctacttcaacaaagttttcaaataaatggtgtTTGACTGAACCTTTTGACACAAAACTGAAATAAAAGTAGTTTCAAGCTGAAAAAAGGAATCTCGAGTCTTCTTTGATAAACCTaacttcattttttaatttgaataacgcaattaattttcgttttaatgttttcttttttaaaactataacctcaaataagtagtcataacaggagtgacgtcactgtaGGCCTACTGTTTTTGTTATACGTTCCGTTTCTcattactttaattcgtaattattgttaaaaaacaaaattataaaaaaaaccttgcaGTGGCTATTCTCTtatgttttttaacattttgatagcaacattttcataaatattaatatttgcatGTCGCCAATAGcggatattaaatataaatttatatttgatgcGCTTCTTCAATTAAGAGAGACATTCGCATCGTAATACAATTATGAATTatagtgtataaatattttaatatatcacaaATGTATGTACCTTGGCCAGGATAGTTACCGCCACCAGGACCATGAGCACCTGGACCACCAGGACCACCAGGCCCACCGGGACCACCAGGCCCACCTGGTCCACCTGGAGACCCAGGACTGCCTGGCGTACCAGGGTAGTAACCACCTTgtcctataataataaaataaaataaaaattataacataatatttatgctTAACAACAGGGGAAAGTCAATTCCCTGTAAACAGTTAGTGgatgtcatttttaattttgatttttacctGATCCTCCAGGTCCACTTGGTCCGTTTGGTCCGTTTGGTCCGTTTGGTCCATTGGGTCCACCAGGTCCAGCTgttgaattaaaatgaattaatatctgttggacaacatcacacacattactctgatcccaatgtaagtaactaaagcacttgtgttatggtactcgtaaatcagaagtaacgacggtaccacaaatactcaGACCCAAAATAACTtagaaaactttttctacatctaatcgaacccggtacctcagagtcgcgtacccatgaaaatcacTATCAtcggtatacacactactcgatcaaCGGAGGACGTCAAATGGTGTATTCGTAcgatgcattttaatttaaggttaatgtaattcataaaacataaattatactgTAAAACAGAGATTTTATATACCTGGACCAGGGTGATATCCGCCGCCAGGGCCATGGGATCCTGGGCCTCCAGGTCCACCGGGACCACCAGGTCCTCCTGGGCCACCTGGAGATCCAGGGCTGCCTGGCGTGCCAGGTGTTCCAGGGTAGTAGCCACCTTGTCCTATAATGAACCAATCaaactgtatttaatatataatacggtaaactataataaatttagaaGGAAGTTTGCCATTTTTGAGTtaaattatgtttgtttgttgtattgtttgaaatttataggatatttatagattttatagtaggtattatttttatttatgttttgtgaATGAGTATACGGAAAACATGTGAAAATTAAACAGGGTACATAACCTAATATGTGTTTAATATGTCAGCTTAGCTAATGCAATACATATttctcatattatataaatatcaattactgaactgtatttatctatatttgaaCTGATGTTTTTGAAGTTTGGaaagacaataataataaaattgttgtgtACCTTGTCCGCCAGGTCCACTCGGTCCGTTGGGTCCGCTAGGTCCATTGGGTCCGCCAGGTCCAGCTATTTGAATTACAATTTACCGATTACTTTAATTTctaaaagataattataaagtaaaacaatattatttcggttatttaagttttatgtacCTGGACCAGGATGATAGCTGCCGCCAGGTCCATGAGAACCAGGGCCGCCTGGTCCACCGGGACCACCAGGCCCTCCTGGGCCACCTGGAGATCCAGGGCTGCTTGGCGTACCAGGCGTGCCAGGATAATAGCCACCTTGCCctataaaaacaacatattaaaataaatataccttattatacattacattcatattttattacatacattaagtAATCTAAAGTATTTACCTGATCCATTAGGTCCATTGGGCCCGCTGGGTCCGTTAGGTCCGTTAGGTCCACTGGGTCCAgctgtttaaattttgtttaattagaaCCAATCAAAATCATatggtaaattataaaaactgtagACAGCtactcttttatttaaaaatataatatggtaTATACTTTGGCCAGGGTAGTATCCGCTTCCAGAGCCGTGTGAGCCAGGTCCACCAGGGCCGCCAGGACCTCCTGGGCCACCAGGTCCNNNNNNNNNNNNNNNNNNNNNNNNNNNNNNNNNNNNNNNNNNNNNNNNNNNNNNNNNNNNNNNNNNNNNNNNNNNNNNNNNNNNNNNNNNNNNNNNNNNNNNNNNNNNNNNNNNNNNNNNNNNNNNNNNNNNNNNNNNNNNNNNNNNNNNNNNNNNNNNNNNNNNNNNNNNNNNNNNNNNNNNNNNNNNNNNNNNNNNNNNNNNNNNNNNNNNNNNNNNNNNNNNNNNNNNNNNNNNNNNNNNNNNNNNNNNNNNNNNNNNNNNNNNNNNNNNNNNNNNNNNNNNNNNNNNNNNNNNNNNNNNNNNNNNNNNNNNNNNNNNNNNNNNNNNNNNNNNNNNNNNNNNNNNNNNNNNNNNNNNNNNNNNNNNNNNNNNNNNNNNNNNNNNNNNNNNNNNNNNNNNNNNNNNNNNNNNNNNNNNNNNNNNNNNNNNNNNNNNNNNNNNNNNNNNNNNNNNNNNNNNNNNNNNNNNNNNNNNNNNNNNNNNNNNNNNNNNNNNNNTGGTACTATCTGTCCAGGTATCTTGCTGGGTTCCATGGAACTggaattggaaaaaaataaaatcaaataaacatttacttCGAATTATTTTCGTGTGGTATTTATATGATTAAGATATGAGTATGAATATTTGATAtagagtttatattatttatttttaatcaagtaAGACTTAAGAGCTTTAACGATGCTTATGCTGCAAATAAGTAATGACAGAAAGAGAGTTCAAGATCTGTGATCTTTCAGTAAACATCACGTTTAGCTAACTAATGTTCTTAAGTAAGTTCGTTAATGACttaaagcaaaatattaattaatataagtgaCACACAATATGTGTGTATTTtgtcataataataatgttaattcttatcattgaaattttaaaacgttaaGTTTATTATCTTACTTTTCGTCGTATTCGTGATTCGCATCTGGGAAAACTTCGACAGGTTTTTCGGGTTCGACAACTCGATAGCCGTGGCTGTCAGCGACGTAGTGCGTGACGCGTAGGTATCCGTCGGGGTCGACGTATCCGTAGCAACCGTATGTGACACCGTCTGGTCCTCGGTTCTCGTGGTGGAACTGACCGTTTGGACCGACGTCGTAACCAAATCCATAAGCATCTGTAATTAATCGTAAAAAGTCAAAGCGATAGTGTATCTTAACAGTTGTAGTTAGCTACTAGTTAGCTATAAACATACTGTCGCCCGCGACTTTGCCCTCGtttaagggtgttggttgtcatgtcttaggcaaaaaagtagcctatgtccttcctcggagttcaattttgcttcataccaaatttcatcaatttcggtttagtcgtttggtcgtaaaagagtgacagacagacagggttacttttgacatttataacataaagatttaaataatatttagcgcCTGTGGTTTTCAAAAAGCAATCTGTCTGactagtgtatttttttaaagaattttaaagtgtgaaaataaaatcatactAACTGGTATCATAATTGGTTtcgtaatattgttttttctcTTCGTCTTCGATGTCAACTACGATTTCTTTCTGGTTATCTCCATAATTGCCGTACTCTCGTGCTTCTTGAGCGTCAGCTTGAATTAATGCTCTTGTTGCGGCTGCGTCCTCGCTGGCCTTCGTGATGACCAGTGAagcctgaaaaataaataataataaataaatataaataaatattggacaacatcacatacattactctgatgccattgtaagtagctaaagctcttgTATTATGGTAaagcagaagtaacgacggtaccacaaacacccaaacccaagacaacacagaaaactaataaattttctacattgactgggccgggaatcgaacccgagacctcggaatggcttacccatgaaaaccaatgtacacacaactcgaccaaggaagtcgtagaaaaatatgtcatataaaaaaaatgttatatagcATTAAATGTAATAAGAGAAATCAACTTATATTTGAGCAACATGGTAGAATAattagaaatgtaaatatataaataaattaaagtgaaagtaatctgtattttgtttaattactgATCCTCATGGATTTTTATATTGACACGTTGAACCTCGggctataaacaaaatattaataaaaaaccaaCCAGCAATATTCTTTAACGCTTACaatatcgaaatttaaaattacttaataaaagaccaatatgacatttaaatttaacttttaaatcatAACTATTAACAGAACAGATACACTTTGTGTTTATACATAGATGTATATACCTTTTAAATACGCATTATACTGTGTGAGTACAACATTAATATAAGTGCGTtgcctaaatataaaatagacgtTTACAAAATATGACGAAGTATGTAGGTTTATTTTAcgtcatttaatattacattattttgaaagTCAAAGATTATGATGGAATGGATTAGGAAATATTGAATCAGTAGAATAAGTATCAATgggtttaaatatttctatgtaaCGACGGTCTTATCTCACGAGACAATGCGGTGTTTGAGCAAAATGTTTCGCatacatatatgattattaaatgGAATCAATTGTTGAATACAAATAGCTTAATAAAAGTGTAGGGTATAGTATGTTAATATACGAGAAGcggattttttatttgttcccATGGAGTTAAAATCCATAGTAAGTGTGCGAATTATGGCGTaatcatattatgtaaatttaattttatattatacttgaaaatgttcaatgtttattttgaaatgtattcaaatccttatatttttttatttacatttgaatcgtcatttaacaacataatttcaatataaagttACCATTGGATGTAAATATTCTTCACACGTCAAGCATCTCGGCGCTTACTACTTCACTTTAATCaagtattacttaatatttatgaagcataaaataaacgaacactagtcacataaatatttttcataataggCTAGAAACACATTCATTGATAGAGATACAGTAAAAGTGAGTCTTGtgtagttaaatatattactttgacACTATTTCTAAAATACAAATTGCGTATTAACGCTAGTTGTGCGTGTTTGTTACTATGTTCTGGTATTTATACACGGTGACAAGTTTGTAGtgctagattattaaaaattattgcataCGTTTCATATCTATGTCGATTCAAATGTTGTCttattcatatttatcattTGAAATTTCGTAAGAAAATCTGTTGGTCGTATTtcttatgtacatatatcagGAACGGATTTCGGAGAGATCGACAAGGATTTCGGAGAGATCGGACCAGCCTCAGGGCCTCtacaatttgatatatttttatagatgagTAAAAAAAGATGCGATCACAAGGGGATTAAATCTTTTACAtttacaatgtaatttgttagaaCATTCAAAACATCATTGAAAATGTGTTATAATAGCCTCgcctaaattaaaaatgataagcTTTTGGTTCTCGCCCTCATATAAATGTATGCCAACTAATActgtatagtaggacacaaattagatgtagcatcggaaaatgcaatggaatgaaattaaaaccgattactgccgatttacacgaccaatagaaatagctccctatcgcgccattcgacgctattcgtcgctatagattcacgcgtcagagaaagcaagtgcatataaatccacgcgtcaaattgacgaatatattaggtcatatgatattacaatttattacgtttatgcaaagatcatattcgcatgagaaataaatattgatagtttggtATAGCgtgctcaattcggatgtgatcggttttacgaatattgccgatgcgacatctaagttgtgtcatactgtACGTGATAATCTCTATTCTCTTTACATTcgtttcaaattaaacaaagtATTCATAAGATTAATTGCCGGTGGTCTCATCCTATGCTCAATGGCGGACAATATATCCACTTACACTAACTTTATTAGTTCTGTGTATGTTCCGACATTAACTTGTATGGACGTTATAAAAACCTttctagatttttttaagtCGAAATGTTTCATTCAATGTAATTGGCTAGTAACAGCCTGTGTATGTGGCGTTGGATCCTTTTGTATTAAGAAGTTTTGTAGCTCATTAAATTGTGATGTTCTTAAATCGTTTAGTTTGTCTTTGTACACAAAGGGGCAGAATTTTGTCCGACATGTTAAGAACTATGCAATGTCGTTCATCGTTaagcgtattttttttttataatgttggcAACAATTAAACGTAACAAATCAAATATTGTCTATCGTCACGatgctattatatattatgagtacAGATTTAGTTATTAGGGTTAAACTACTTAAagtgtattacaaaataaataaaatgtgttatgtacttatattttttgttgtagtTTATCATActtaatcatttaataaaaattataatacagttGAATGTTTACTACATAATAAAGattcaattgtttaataatgatatatatgatttaattgtgtgatatattaaaaaaaaggaaaaacatcatatgaatatgtatgttctttgtattattttttttctaattcttCGTAAAAGATCCACATTTTGAGGGAAACTAACAATCTTTTACTTACGctttgtgtataaaaataaacaaattttcacATTAAAACTATAGtgaatataaatagaatttaatgaATTCAAACATCATCttgagttaattaaaaaaaaaaa harbors:
- the LOC124530461 gene encoding uncharacterized protein LOC124530461, with translation MTPGILFYLLASLVITKASEDAAATRALIQADAQEAREYGNYGDNQKEIVVDIEDEEKKQYYETNYDTNAYGFGYDVGPNGQFHHENRGPDGVTYGCYGYVDPDGYLRVTHYVADSHGYRVVEPEKPVEVFPDANHEYDENSMEPSKIPGQIEVLAALVDLAHTALEADTTLAKVYTILYF